A region of Selenomonadales bacterium 4137-cl DNA encodes the following proteins:
- a CDS encoding DUF134 domain-containing protein, producing MARRKCCGFVDEEPACRRFLPEGTATAEVARVSMEEFEAIRLKDMAGLDQNGCAAAMGLSRPTFQRILRSARLKVATALVAGQQILFEGGSYTMKNRVFECVDCKHRWEEAPCTAGGRHGYEIACPKCGGMKKMKVAEDGTGTMCGGGHHGHGHGHGHGCCGGH from the coding sequence GTGGCAAGGCGAAAATGCTGCGGGTTCGTTGACGAGGAGCCTGCCTGCCGACGCTTTTTGCCTGAGGGCACGGCAACGGCGGAGGTTGCAAGGGTATCCATGGAGGAGTTCGAGGCTATCCGCCTGAAGGATATGGCGGGCCTCGACCAGAACGGCTGCGCCGCCGCGATGGGGCTTTCGCGGCCGACCTTCCAGCGGATATTGCGTTCCGCCAGGCTCAAGGTGGCGACCGCGCTGGTCGCCGGACAACAGATACTATTTGAAGGGGGAAGTTATACAATGAAGAACAGGGTTTTCGAGTGCGTCGACTGCAAGCATCGCTGGGAGGAGGCGCCGTGCACGGCCGGCGGCCGCCACGGGTACGAAATCGCCTGCCCGAAATGCGGCGGAATGAAGAAGATGAAGGTGGCTGAGGACGGTACCGGCACGATGTGCGGCGGTGGTCATCACGGCCACGGTCACGGCCACGGTCACGGCTGCTGCGGAGGCCACTAG
- a CDS encoding MBL fold metallo-hydrolase has protein sequence MKVTVVVDNCIMPKSKKPFRAEHGLSLLIETESGRFLFDTGQSEVAVYNLALLGVRPADLDAIILSHGHFDHTGGLAAVLVQAGKKLPVYCHPGAFADRYSSSGGAARYAGIPFAQKHLVSLGADFRPVEKPTELAPGLTISGSIPRVTGYEPGDAFLLAAGPDGCCSGDRDTVPDDMAIFHAGEKGLTVISGCAHSGIVNVIRHGLAVTGCSRLHAIVGGTHLGPVEKEQQEATLAELEGLQPAIVAANHCTGFYMLARLHGIFGARFVPAFVGTVLEV, from the coding sequence ATGAAGGTAACGGTTGTCGTCGACAACTGTATCATGCCGAAGTCGAAGAAGCCATTCCGGGCCGAGCACGGGCTGTCGCTGCTTATCGAGACGGAGAGCGGCCGATTTCTTTTCGACACCGGGCAGAGCGAGGTGGCTGTTTATAATCTCGCTTTGCTGGGGGTCCGTCCGGCGGATTTGGATGCGATAATTCTCAGCCACGGGCATTTCGATCACACGGGCGGTTTGGCCGCCGTGCTGGTTCAGGCCGGGAAAAAACTGCCGGTGTATTGCCATCCGGGAGCTTTTGCCGATCGCTATTCGTCGTCCGGCGGGGCTGCCCGCTACGCCGGAATACCGTTCGCCCAAAAGCACCTGGTTTCGCTGGGAGCGGATTTCCGCCCGGTGGAAAAACCGACCGAGCTGGCGCCTGGATTGACGATCAGCGGCTCCATTCCTCGGGTTACGGGTTATGAGCCGGGCGACGCTTTTCTGCTGGCCGCCGGTCCCGACGGCTGTTGCAGCGGGGACCGCGATACTGTACCGGACGATATGGCGATTTTCCACGCCGGCGAGAAGGGGCTTACGGTGATAAGCGGCTGCGCCCACTCGGGGATAGTGAACGTCATCAGGCACGGTCTGGCGGTGACGGGCTGCAGCCGGTTGCACGCCATTGTCGGCGGCACTCACCTCGGCCCGGTGGAGAAAGAGCAGCAGGAAGCGACGCTGGCGGAGTTGGAAGGACTTCAGCCCGCTATCGTGGCCGCCAATCATTGTACCGGTTTTTACATGCTGGCCAGGCTGCACGGTATTTTCGGCGCGAGGTTCGTGCCGGCGTTCGTGGGCACGGTGCTCGAGGTCTAA
- the pheA gene encoding prephenate dehydratase has protein sequence MNRRLSLSIVFLLVLAFAFTGTAGAAVSYLGPAGTYTEEAAFLHFGQQETLVPAATVAESLAMLDRRECDYAVVPVENTIGGPVYRYIDLVVANKGLRVVGELNLPIRQTLLALPGAALSGVKTVMSHPQGIAQSREWLKKNLPDAKLVEVSSTAEAARKVAEMGDPSVAAIAASRTAAVYNLSILANDLQYTNTNVTRFWVVTLKKQAAPAKAKAAVVVSGPADKVPGLLYDLGRKGFKLTALHDRPAKTRLGEYVFVAEAAGGSADALEEVVAKHGGALEIRVLGLYETKSF, from the coding sequence TTGAACAGACGGCTTTCATTATCCATTGTATTTCTCCTGGTGCTGGCGTTTGCCTTTACCGGGACGGCCGGGGCGGCGGTCAGCTACCTCGGACCGGCGGGAACTTATACGGAGGAAGCGGCTTTTCTGCATTTCGGGCAGCAGGAGACGCTGGTGCCGGCGGCGACGGTGGCCGAATCGCTGGCGATGTTGGATCGCCGCGAGTGCGATTATGCGGTGGTGCCGGTCGAGAATACGATCGGCGGGCCGGTTTATAGGTATATAGATCTGGTGGTCGCCAACAAGGGATTGCGGGTGGTCGGCGAGCTTAACCTGCCGATCAGACAGACGCTGCTGGCGCTTCCGGGGGCTGCTCTGAGCGGGGTGAAGACGGTCATGTCTCATCCTCAGGGCATCGCCCAGAGCCGTGAGTGGTTGAAGAAGAATTTGCCCGATGCCAAGCTTGTGGAGGTGTCGAGCACGGCCGAGGCCGCGAGGAAGGTGGCCGAGATGGGCGATCCCTCGGTGGCCGCCATCGCCGCGTCGCGTACGGCGGCGGTGTACAACCTGAGCATACTGGCGAACGATCTTCAGTATACGAATACGAATGTGACCCGGTTCTGGGTGGTGACGCTGAAGAAGCAGGCGGCGCCGGCGAAAGCGAAGGCGGCCGTGGTGGTCAGCGGGCCGGCGGATAAGGTGCCGGGGCTGTTGTATGATCTCGGGCGTAAGGGTTTCAAGCTGACGGCTCTGCATGACCGGCCGGCGAAGACGAGGCTGGGAGAGTATGTTTTCGTGGCTGAAGCGGCCGGCGGCAGCGCCGATGCTCTGGAGGAAGTGGTGGCCAAGCACGGGGGCGCACTTGAGATCCGGGTGCTTGGGCTGTACGAGACGAAGTCGTTTTAA
- a CDS encoding DMT family transporter, translating to MPTTLTSTRTAWRRLSADLSLIAVAFVWGVTFVAVKSALAAIGVFTFLAIRFAIAFLFLALLFRRRLAAAGWPAVRASLVIGAFLFAGYAFQTAGLQYTTASSAGFITGLAVVLVPCLAAASRRLPGRPVVVGAGLSVAGLALLTLNNGLAVSYGDLLVFFCAISFALHIIATGRYAPRFDAKILATLQIGATALMSGLVAASSETMPALLTTDVLIALAVTAIPATALAFLVQTTAQQFTTPSRTAIIFALEPVFAALAGIVLLGETLSGQQILGCVLILAGTLASELLPDRDSA from the coding sequence ATGCCCACCACCCTTACCTCAACCCGCACAGCCTGGCGGCGCCTTTCCGCCGACCTCTCCCTGATAGCCGTTGCCTTCGTCTGGGGTGTAACCTTCGTCGCCGTAAAAAGCGCCCTTGCCGCGATCGGCGTCTTTACCTTTCTCGCCATCCGCTTCGCCATCGCCTTCCTCTTCCTTGCCCTCCTCTTCCGCCGCCGCTTAGCCGCCGCCGGCTGGCCGGCCGTCAGGGCCTCGCTCGTCATCGGCGCCTTTCTCTTCGCCGGCTACGCCTTTCAGACAGCCGGCCTCCAATACACCACCGCTTCCAGCGCCGGCTTCATCACCGGCCTCGCGGTAGTGCTCGTCCCCTGCCTCGCCGCCGCAAGCCGCCGGCTGCCCGGCCGTCCGGTCGTCGTCGGCGCCGGTCTCTCCGTAGCCGGCCTCGCCCTCCTCACCCTCAACAACGGGCTAGCCGTCAGCTACGGCGACCTCCTCGTCTTCTTCTGCGCCATCTCCTTCGCCCTCCACATCATCGCCACCGGCCGCTACGCGCCCCGCTTCGACGCAAAAATCCTCGCCACCCTGCAGATCGGCGCCACCGCCCTCATGAGCGGCCTCGTCGCGGCAAGCTCCGAAACAATGCCCGCCCTGCTTACGACCGACGTCCTGATCGCTCTGGCCGTCACCGCCATTCCCGCCACCGCCCTCGCCTTCCTGGTCCAGACCACCGCCCAGCAGTTCACCACCCCCAGCCGCACCGCCATCATTTTCGCCCTCGAACCTGTCTTCGCCGCCCTCGCCGGCATCGTCCTCCTCGGCGAAACGCTCTCCGGGCAGCAAATCCTCGGCTGCGTCCTCATCCTTGCCGGCACGCTCGCCAGCGAACTCCTCCCCGACCGCGACAGCGCGTGA